A stretch of the Paramormyrops kingsleyae isolate MSU_618 chromosome 16, PKINGS_0.4, whole genome shotgun sequence genome encodes the following:
- the LOC111858342 gene encoding myosin light chain kinase, smooth muscle-like isoform X1: MGDVKLVTATQISKTNLTLAMASPRNEPPAFILPPRNARVSQGGTARFEGKVRGYPEPHVTWHRDGKPLTPGDHHAMEQSPRGGFSLVVRTVREEDAGRYTCHAANDAGSCQVTVELTAEGNAERRFYLPSSTRTAGGRTPVVENRPSIWGESPPKFVTKPSRLYLRAGQSGKLSAKITGRPQPQVLWLRGEAELPSGGRFSTFERQGVHYLEVTDARAEDAGTYTCFVVNSAGKATATAELMVQGSCTEGDTQHSSSLAASAAVVPKSTEPLTVKHTSRGPVRGDPPTGMVERKETAEGLRTGVQPQKLQSEAMVEHPSKAMGLGSSQPPRHGSDSRTGRKFERAGDSAERMLPETTSLEPAREVRRFGRDSRLDETRSPPLFDLQPQSQEVLEGSKVTFRCQVSGVPAPTLSWIKDGLVLRGGAGLRIQQEGNLHLLCLDRVRKEDSGSFGCAATNSKGQASATWTLLVKSIRADGRAPVFSSVLQERTVNEGQDFVLRCSVQGRPSPRIAWVLNDQPLTLACCSYEAGDARLEVRGAQLGDAGSYVCVAENTHGRAACSAAVIVRERKTSEGTKHGKASEAKKPLAPAFLRELADLQVLDGSRVCMTVKVAGCPQPQVAWLHNGQEVQESEDFHFERRGSEHSLVIQEVFPEDTGKYTCEAWNELGGAHTEATLTVQEPQDGVQPWFITKPKSLTACLGQHSLLSCAIAGDPFPQFQWKKAGRVLSSGLDYEVLQKEDVVSLLIRRVKAHHAGDYEISLKNKVGGCSCVARVLLSEEPVGCTGSAARPPQLGACQGAGGEDSPEQGGGAECEEQEQEFGESLDSRGLLKRRVETRQHGEEHIRQQEAEQRDFRGVLGRKVDTKSLSEEDLKEITAEQMDFRANLQRQVKPKTLSEDERKINAPQQVDFRSILGKKGAGGPKADPGKVEPPKNATTDFRSVLSNKKKPAAVENNTESPAPKEAPKVAPKEVPQVPKVVPKEAPKEVSQVPKVAPKEVPQIPKVVPKEAPKEVSKVAPKEIPQAPKEVPQIPKVAPKEAPKEVPKVAPKEIPLAPKEVPQIPKVAPKEVPKEAPKVAPKEVTKEAHKEAPKVAPKEVTKEAHKEVPKDAPKEVSKEAPQVPKVAPKELSKNDINCVDGRINGQKNGGVGMAPVFTQALSDASVLDGERLQLECQVSAEPPATITWTLDGKVIKPSKFILLSEQEGHCFLTIDKALPEDEGQYKCRAENAAGRVECACMVLVDDPEDTSATAADKKTRKAAPTTENEARIKKKPAPKTPPKQGAPPQVIQFPEDMKILAGEKVDLLCKFGGAPPITCTWLKFRKPIPEGKDDMTMETAESTSQLTIYPTKPDHSGCYTIELQNKFGTKLASLNLTIVDKPDPPARVPAASDIRKSSLTLSWYGPTYDGGSVVQSYNLEIWNSVDKEWKPLTSCKSTSFNVQDLMADRQYKFRVRAVNIYGTGEPSAESDPVTVGVEEEEKKKVEEEEEPEASDEVLSDCFAETKPEYRDVVIKTDQTVKDFYNVEERLGTGKFGQVFKLVEKSSKKVWAGKFIKAFSAKDKESVRQEIGIMNCLHHPKLVQCVDAFEGKSDIVMVMEMISGGELFERIIDEDFELSEREVIKYMLQIIDGVNFIHNQDIVHLDLKPENIMCVNKTGSKIKLIDFGLARRLENSGSLKVLFGTPEFVAPEVINYEPISYQTDMWSIGVICYILVSGLSPFMGDDDNETLSNVTSATWDFEDEAFDEISEEAKDFISKLLKKNLKARLTCPQCLDHPWLKQDTKTMEAKQLSKERMKKYLLRRKWQKTGHAVRAIGRLSSMAMLSGISAKKGGSPTGNPTEDDLANQLLETIEDEEKPHTKPIFITVIKDVEVVEGSAARFDCKIEGYPDPDVVWYKDDQPIKETRHFQIDYDEEGKCSLVISEVSSDDDAKYTCKAVNSLGEATCTAELLVEFMTEEEGEDAGEEGEGEEE, from the exons CCTCACGCCTCTACCTCAGGGCGGGCCAGAGCGGCAAGTTGTCGGCCAAGATCACAGGCCGTCCCCAGCCTCAGGTCCTGTGGCTCAGG GGGGAGGCGGAGCTGCCATCTGGTGGGAGGTTCAGCACGTTCGAGAGGCAGGGGGTCCACTACCTGGAAGTCACCGATGCACGAGCGGAGGATGCAGGGACGTACACGTGCTTCGTGGTCAACAGTGCCGGCAAGGCCACAGCAACAGCAGAGCTGATGGTTCAAG gttCCTGTACTGAAGGAGACAC cCAACACAGCAGCAGTCTGGCCGCTTCTGCTGCCGTCGTGCCAAAATCAACCGAACCGCTAACAGTGAAGCACACAAGCCGCGGGCCAGTACGCGGTGACCCGCCAACTGGGATGGTGGAGAGGAAGGAGACTGCCGAGGGGCTGAGGACCGGCGTACAACCCCAGAAACTTCAATCCGAGGCCATGGTGGAGCATCCCAGCAAGGCCATGGGACTGGGTTCGAGTCAGCCGCCTAGGCATGGCTCCGATTCTCGAACCGGGAGGAAGTTCGAGCGGGCAGGGGACAGCGCTGAGCGCATGCTCCCGGAAACCACATCCCTAGAGCCTGCCAGGGAGGTCCGGAGGTTCGGAAGGGACAGCAGGCTTGACGAGACCAGAAGCCCACCCCTGTTTGACCTTCAGCCACAGAGTCAGGAAGTCTTggaggggtcaaaggtcacgttCAGATGCCAAG TTTCAGGTGTTCCAGCTCCGACCCTGAGCTGGATCAAAGACGGGCTGGTTCTGAGAGGAGGCGCGGGACTCCGAATCCAGCAGGAAGGGAACCTGCACCTCCTCTGCCTGGACAGAGTTCGCAAGGAGGACAGCGGGAGCTTTGGCTGCGCGGCGACGAACAGCAAGGGACAGGCCTCTGCAACCTGGACACTCCTTGTCAAGA GCATCAGAGCGGACGGCCGGGCTCCGGTCTTCAGCAGTGTGCTGCAGGAACGCACGGTGAACGAGGGCCAGGACTTCGTCCTGCGGTGCTCCGTACAGGGCAGGCCTTCACCGCGTATCGCCTGGGTCCTGAATG ATCAGCCCCTCACTCTGGCCTGCTGCTCATACGAGGCCGGAGATGCCCGTCTGGAGGTCCGGGGTGCCCAGCTTGGGGATGCTGGCTCCTACGTGTGTGTGGCTGAGAACACTCATGGGAGGGCTGCCTGTTCGGCCGCGGTGATTGTCAGAG AGAGGAAGACTTCTGAAGGGACGAAGCATGGGAAGGCGAGCGAGGCGAAGAAGCCGCTGGCCCCCGCCTTCCTGAGGGAACTGGCCGACCTGCAGGTGTTGGACGGCAGCCGCGTCTGCATGACGGTGAAGGTGGCAG GCTGCCCCCAGCCCCAGGTCGCCTGGCTGCACAACGGCCAAGAGGTCCAGGAGTCCGAGGACTTCCACTTTGAGCGGAGGGGCAGCGAGCACAGCTTGGTGATCCAGGAGGTTTTCCCAGAGGACACTGGGAAGTACACCTGTGAGGCGTGGAACGAGCTGGGGGGAGCACACACCGAGGCCACCCTCACGGTACAAG AACCCCAGGATGGAGTCCAGCCCTGGTTCATCACCAAACCCAAGTCTCTGACGGCCTGCTTGGGTCAGCATTCACTGCTGTCCTGCGCTATCGCCGGGGACCCCTTCCCACAGTTCCAGTGGAAGAAGGCTGGCCGGGTGTTGTCCTCAGGCTTGGACTACGAGGTTCTGCAGAAGGAGGACGTGGTGTCTCTGCTTATCAGGAGGGTCAAGGCTCACCATGCTGGAGACTACGAGATCAGCCTGAA AAACAAAGTCGGGGGCTGCAGCTGTGTGGCCCGTGTCCTGCTCAGCGAGGAGCCTGTTGGGTGCACAGGGTCTGCGGCGAGACCCCCCCAGCT AGGGGCTTGTCAGGGTGCTGGGGGAGAGGACAGCCCAGAGCAAGGCGGAGGCGCCgagtgtgaggagcaggagcaggagtTTGGAGAGTCACTGGACAGCAGGGGCCTCCTGAAGAGGCGCGTGGAGACGCGGCAGCACGGCGAGGAGCATATCCGACAGCAGGAGGCCGAGCAGCGTGACTTCCGAGGAGTGCTGGGCAGGAAGGTCGATACCAAGAGCCTTTCTGAGGAGGACCTGAAGGAGATTACCGCCGAGCAGATGGACTTCCGGGCCAACCTCCAGCGGCAGGTGAAGCCCAAGACCCTGTCTGAAGATGAGCGGAAGATCAACGCGCCTCAGCAGGTGGACTTCCGTAGCATCCTGGGGAAGAAAGGGGCCGGCGGGCCCAAGGCTGATCCCGGCAAGGTGGAGCCACCCAAAAATGCCACGACTGATTTTCGGTCGGTGCTGAGCAACAAGAAGAAGCCAGCAGCTGTGGAGAACAACACAGAGAGCCCGGCGCCCAAGGAAGCACCCAAGGTGGCGCCCAAGGAGGTGCCCCAGGTACCCAAGGTGGTGCCCAAGGAGGCGCCCAAGGAGGTGTCCCAGGTACCCAAAGTGGCGCCTAAGGAGGTACCCCAGATACCCAAGGTGGTGCCCAAGGAGGCGCCCAAGGAGGTATCCAAGGTGGCCCCCAAGGAGATACCCCAGGCACCTAAGGAGGTGCCCCAGATACCCAAGGTGGCGCCTAAGGAGGCACCCAAGGAGGTACCCAAGGTGGCCCCCAAGGAGATACCCCTGGCACCTAAGGAGGTGCCCCAGATACCCAAGGTGGCACCTAAGGAGGTGCCCAAGGAGGCGCCCAAGGTGGCACCTAAGGAGGTGACTAAGGAGGCACACAAGGAGGCGCCCAAGGTGGCACCTAAGGAGGTGACTAAGGAGGCACACAAGGAGGTGCCCAAGGATGCGCCCAAGGAAGTATCCAAGGAGGCACCCCAGGTACCCAAGGTGGCCCCCAAGGAGCTGTCAAAGAATGACATCAACTGCGTGGACGGCAGGATTAATGGGCAGAAGAACGGTGGCGTGGGGATGGCGCCCGTGTTCACTCAGGCGCTGAGCGATGCCAGTGTGCTGGACGGGGAGCGCCTGCAGCTGGAATGCCAAGTCAGCGCCGAGCCACCGGCCACCATCACCTGGACACTGGATGGGAAGGTCATCAAGCCCTCGAAATTCATTCTCCTCTCTGAGCAAG AAGGCCACTGCTTCCTGACCATTGACAAGGCCCTTCCGGAAGACGAAGGACAGTACAAATGTCGAGCTGAGAATGCCGCGGGGAGGGTCGAATGCGCCTGCATGGTCCTGGTGGACG ATCCCGAGGACACGAGCGCGACGGCAGCAGACAAGAAGACCAGAAAGGCAGCTCCTACCACAGAGA ATGAGGCAAGGATAAAGAAGAAGCCAGCCCCTAAGACTCCTCCAAAACAGG GCGCTCCACCTCAGGTCATCCAGTTCCCCGAAGACATGAAGATCCTAGCGGGAGAGAAAGTGGACCTGCTGTGCAAGTTTGGAGGTGCTCCACCTATCACCTGCACCTGGCTAAAGTTCAGGAAGCCG ATCCCAGAAGGGAAAGATGACATGACCATGGAGACCGCTGAGTCCACCAGTCAACTAACCATATACCCCACCAAGCCAGATCACTCTGGCTGTTACACCATTGAGCTGCAGAACAAGTTTGGCACCAAGCTGGCATCACTCAACCTCACCATCGTGG ACAAACCCGACCCCCCTGCCCGGGTACCAGCAGCCTCCGATATCCGCAAGTCGAGCCTCACTCTGTCGTGGTATGGACCCACCTACGACGGAGGCAGCGTGGTCCAGTCCTACAACCTCGAGATCTGGAACTCGGTGGACAAAGAGTGGAAGCCACTCACCTCCTGCAAAAGCACCTCCTTCAATGTCCAAGACTTAATGGCAGACAGGCAGTACAAGTTCCGGGTACGAGCCGTCAACATTTATGGCACTGGGGAGCCCAGCGCTGAGTCAGATCCAGTAACGGTTGGAGTGGAAGAAGAAG AAAAGAAAAAGgttgaggaagaggaggaaccTGAAGCTTCTGATGAAG TTTTATCCGATTGTTTTGCAGAAACAAAACCAGAATACAGAGATGTGGTCATTAAAACCGACCAAACGGTCAAAGATTTCTACAACGTGGAGGAACGACTTGGGAC GGGGAAATTTGGACAGGTGTTTAAACTGGTGGAGAAGTCCAGTAAAAAAGTATGGGCTGGGAAGTTCATCAAAGCGTTCTCGGCGAAAGACAAAGAGAGTGTGAGACAGGAGATCGGCATCATGAACTGCCTGCACCACCCCAAGCTGGTCCAGTGTGTGGATGCCTTTGAGGGCAAGTCCGACATCGTCATGGTCATGGAGAT GATCTCTGGAGGGGAGCTGTTTGAGCGGATCATCGATGAGGACTTCGAGCTCTCGGAGCGGGAGGTCATCAAGTACATGCTGCAGATCATCGACGGCGTCAATTTCATCCACAACCAGGACATCGTCCACCTGGACCTGAAGCCCGAGAACATCATGTGTGTCAACAAGACGGGTAGCAAGATCAAGCTCATCGACTTTGGCCTCGCCCGTCGATTAG AAAACTCAGGATCCCTCAAGGTTCTTTTTGGGACACCAGAATTTGTGGCTCCGGAGGTGATTAACTATGAGCCAATCAGCTATCAGACTGACATGTGGAGTATAGGAGTCATCTGCTACATCCT GGTGAGCGGACTTTCCCCCTTCATGGGAGATGATGACAATGAAACACTGTCCAATGTGACTTCGGCCACGTGGGATTTTGAGGACGAGGCCTTCGACGAGATCTCCGAGGAGGCCAAAGACTTCATCAGCAAACTTCTGAAGAAAAACCTAAA GGCTCGGTTGACATGTCCTCAGTGCTTAGACCATCCCTGGCTGAAGCAAGACACAAAGACTATGGAGGCCAAGCAGCTTTCAAAGGAGAGAATGAAGAAGTACCTTTTGAGGCGGAAATGGCAG AAAACGGGTCACGCGGTCCGAGCCATCGGCAGACTGTCCTCCATGGCCATGCTGTCAGGCATCAGCGCAAAGAAGGGCGGCTCTCCCACCGGAAACCCGACTGAAG ATGATCTGGCCAACCAGTTGCTGGAGACCATCGAGGATGAAGAAAAGCCTCATACCAAGCCCATCTTCATCACCGTCATAAAGGACGTGGAGGTCGTAGAGGGCAGCGCCGCTCGCTTCGACTGCAAGATCGAGG GATACCCTGACCCAGATGTGGTGTGGTACAAGGACGACCAGCCCATCAAGGAGACGCGTCACTTCCAGATAGACTACGACGAGGAAGGGAAGTGCAGCCTGGTCATCTCTGAGGTGTCCAGCGACGACGACGCCAAGTACACCTGCAAGGCCGTCAACAGCCTGGGTGAGGCCACCTGCACGGCCGAGCTCCTTGTGGAGTTCATGACCGAGGAAGAAGGAGAGGATGccggggaggagggggagggggaggaggaatAG
- the LOC111858342 gene encoding myosin light chain kinase, smooth muscle-like isoform X3, with product MGDVKLVTATQISKTNLTLAMASPRNEPPAFILPPRNARVSQGGTARFEGKVRGYPEPHVTWHRDGKPLTPGDHHAMEQSPRGGFSLVVRTVREEDAGRYTCHAANDAGSCQVTVELTAEGNAERRFYLPSSTRTAGGRTPVVENRPSIWGESPPKFVTKPSRLYLRAGQSGKLSAKITGRPQPQVLWLRGEAELPSGGRFSTFERQGVHYLEVTDARAEDAGTYTCFVVNSAGKATATAELMVQGSCTEGDTQHSSSLAASAAVVPKSTEPLTVKHTSRGPVRGDPPTGMVERKETAEGLRTGVQPQKLQSEAMVEHPSKAMGLGSSQPPRHGSDSRTGRKFERAGDSAERMLPETTSLEPAREVRRFGRDSRLDETRSPPLFDLQPQSQEVLEGSKVTFRCQVSGVPAPTLSWIKDGLVLRGGAGLRIQQEGNLHLLCLDRVRKEDSGSFGCAATNSKGQASATWTLLVKSIRADGRAPVFSSVLQERTVNEGQDFVLRCSVQGRPSPRIAWVLNERKTSEGTKHGKASEAKKPLAPAFLRELADLQVLDGSRVCMTVKVAGCPQPQVAWLHNGQEVQESEDFHFERRGSEHSLVIQEVFPEDTGKYTCEAWNELGGAHTEATLTVQEPQDGVQPWFITKPKSLTACLGQHSLLSCAIAGDPFPQFQWKKAGRVLSSGLDYEVLQKEDVVSLLIRRVKAHHAGDYEISLKNKVGGCSCVARVLLSEEPVGCTGSAARPPQLGACQGAGGEDSPEQGGGAECEEQEQEFGESLDSRGLLKRRVETRQHGEEHIRQQEAEQRDFRGVLGRKVDTKSLSEEDLKEITAEQMDFRANLQRQVKPKTLSEDERKINAPQQVDFRSILGKKGAGGPKADPGKVEPPKNATTDFRSVLSNKKKPAAVENNTESPAPKEAPKVAPKEVPQVPKVVPKEAPKEVSQVPKVAPKEVPQIPKVVPKEAPKEVSKVAPKEIPQAPKEVPQIPKVAPKEAPKEVPKVAPKEIPLAPKEVPQIPKVAPKEVPKEAPKVAPKEVTKEAHKEAPKVAPKEVTKEAHKEVPKDAPKEVSKEAPQVPKVAPKELSKNDINCVDGRINGQKNGGVGMAPVFTQALSDASVLDGERLQLECQVSAEPPATITWTLDGKVIKPSKFILLSEQEGHCFLTIDKALPEDEGQYKCRAENAAGRVECACMVLVDDPEDTSATAADKKTRKAAPTTENEARIKKKPAPKTPPKQGAPPQVIQFPEDMKILAGEKVDLLCKFGGAPPITCTWLKFRKPIPEGKDDMTMETAESTSQLTIYPTKPDHSGCYTIELQNKFGTKLASLNLTIVDKPDPPARVPAASDIRKSSLTLSWYGPTYDGGSVVQSYNLEIWNSVDKEWKPLTSCKSTSFNVQDLMADRQYKFRVRAVNIYGTGEPSAESDPVTVGVEEEEKKKVEEEEEPEASDEVLSDCFAETKPEYRDVVIKTDQTVKDFYNVEERLGTGKFGQVFKLVEKSSKKVWAGKFIKAFSAKDKESVRQEIGIMNCLHHPKLVQCVDAFEGKSDIVMVMEMISGGELFERIIDEDFELSEREVIKYMLQIIDGVNFIHNQDIVHLDLKPENIMCVNKTGSKIKLIDFGLARRLENSGSLKVLFGTPEFVAPEVINYEPISYQTDMWSIGVICYILVSGLSPFMGDDDNETLSNVTSATWDFEDEAFDEISEEAKDFISKLLKKNLKARLTCPQCLDHPWLKQDTKTMEAKQLSKERMKKYLLRRKWQKTGHAVRAIGRLSSMAMLSGISAKKGGSPTGNPTEDDLANQLLETIEDEEKPHTKPIFITVIKDVEVVEGSAARFDCKIEGYPDPDVVWYKDDQPIKETRHFQIDYDEEGKCSLVISEVSSDDDAKYTCKAVNSLGEATCTAELLVEFMTEEEGEDAGEEGEGEEE from the exons CCTCACGCCTCTACCTCAGGGCGGGCCAGAGCGGCAAGTTGTCGGCCAAGATCACAGGCCGTCCCCAGCCTCAGGTCCTGTGGCTCAGG GGGGAGGCGGAGCTGCCATCTGGTGGGAGGTTCAGCACGTTCGAGAGGCAGGGGGTCCACTACCTGGAAGTCACCGATGCACGAGCGGAGGATGCAGGGACGTACACGTGCTTCGTGGTCAACAGTGCCGGCAAGGCCACAGCAACAGCAGAGCTGATGGTTCAAG gttCCTGTACTGAAGGAGACAC cCAACACAGCAGCAGTCTGGCCGCTTCTGCTGCCGTCGTGCCAAAATCAACCGAACCGCTAACAGTGAAGCACACAAGCCGCGGGCCAGTACGCGGTGACCCGCCAACTGGGATGGTGGAGAGGAAGGAGACTGCCGAGGGGCTGAGGACCGGCGTACAACCCCAGAAACTTCAATCCGAGGCCATGGTGGAGCATCCCAGCAAGGCCATGGGACTGGGTTCGAGTCAGCCGCCTAGGCATGGCTCCGATTCTCGAACCGGGAGGAAGTTCGAGCGGGCAGGGGACAGCGCTGAGCGCATGCTCCCGGAAACCACATCCCTAGAGCCTGCCAGGGAGGTCCGGAGGTTCGGAAGGGACAGCAGGCTTGACGAGACCAGAAGCCCACCCCTGTTTGACCTTCAGCCACAGAGTCAGGAAGTCTTggaggggtcaaaggtcacgttCAGATGCCAAG TTTCAGGTGTTCCAGCTCCGACCCTGAGCTGGATCAAAGACGGGCTGGTTCTGAGAGGAGGCGCGGGACTCCGAATCCAGCAGGAAGGGAACCTGCACCTCCTCTGCCTGGACAGAGTTCGCAAGGAGGACAGCGGGAGCTTTGGCTGCGCGGCGACGAACAGCAAGGGACAGGCCTCTGCAACCTGGACACTCCTTGTCAAGA GCATCAGAGCGGACGGCCGGGCTCCGGTCTTCAGCAGTGTGCTGCAGGAACGCACGGTGAACGAGGGCCAGGACTTCGTCCTGCGGTGCTCCGTACAGGGCAGGCCTTCACCGCGTATCGCCTGGGTCCTGAATG AGAGGAAGACTTCTGAAGGGACGAAGCATGGGAAGGCGAGCGAGGCGAAGAAGCCGCTGGCCCCCGCCTTCCTGAGGGAACTGGCCGACCTGCAGGTGTTGGACGGCAGCCGCGTCTGCATGACGGTGAAGGTGGCAG GCTGCCCCCAGCCCCAGGTCGCCTGGCTGCACAACGGCCAAGAGGTCCAGGAGTCCGAGGACTTCCACTTTGAGCGGAGGGGCAGCGAGCACAGCTTGGTGATCCAGGAGGTTTTCCCAGAGGACACTGGGAAGTACACCTGTGAGGCGTGGAACGAGCTGGGGGGAGCACACACCGAGGCCACCCTCACGGTACAAG AACCCCAGGATGGAGTCCAGCCCTGGTTCATCACCAAACCCAAGTCTCTGACGGCCTGCTTGGGTCAGCATTCACTGCTGTCCTGCGCTATCGCCGGGGACCCCTTCCCACAGTTCCAGTGGAAGAAGGCTGGCCGGGTGTTGTCCTCAGGCTTGGACTACGAGGTTCTGCAGAAGGAGGACGTGGTGTCTCTGCTTATCAGGAGGGTCAAGGCTCACCATGCTGGAGACTACGAGATCAGCCTGAA AAACAAAGTCGGGGGCTGCAGCTGTGTGGCCCGTGTCCTGCTCAGCGAGGAGCCTGTTGGGTGCACAGGGTCTGCGGCGAGACCCCCCCAGCT AGGGGCTTGTCAGGGTGCTGGGGGAGAGGACAGCCCAGAGCAAGGCGGAGGCGCCgagtgtgaggagcaggagcaggagtTTGGAGAGTCACTGGACAGCAGGGGCCTCCTGAAGAGGCGCGTGGAGACGCGGCAGCACGGCGAGGAGCATATCCGACAGCAGGAGGCCGAGCAGCGTGACTTCCGAGGAGTGCTGGGCAGGAAGGTCGATACCAAGAGCCTTTCTGAGGAGGACCTGAAGGAGATTACCGCCGAGCAGATGGACTTCCGGGCCAACCTCCAGCGGCAGGTGAAGCCCAAGACCCTGTCTGAAGATGAGCGGAAGATCAACGCGCCTCAGCAGGTGGACTTCCGTAGCATCCTGGGGAAGAAAGGGGCCGGCGGGCCCAAGGCTGATCCCGGCAAGGTGGAGCCACCCAAAAATGCCACGACTGATTTTCGGTCGGTGCTGAGCAACAAGAAGAAGCCAGCAGCTGTGGAGAACAACACAGAGAGCCCGGCGCCCAAGGAAGCACCCAAGGTGGCGCCCAAGGAGGTGCCCCAGGTACCCAAGGTGGTGCCCAAGGAGGCGCCCAAGGAGGTGTCCCAGGTACCCAAAGTGGCGCCTAAGGAGGTACCCCAGATACCCAAGGTGGTGCCCAAGGAGGCGCCCAAGGAGGTATCCAAGGTGGCCCCCAAGGAGATACCCCAGGCACCTAAGGAGGTGCCCCAGATACCCAAGGTGGCGCCTAAGGAGGCACCCAAGGAGGTACCCAAGGTGGCCCCCAAGGAGATACCCCTGGCACCTAAGGAGGTGCCCCAGATACCCAAGGTGGCACCTAAGGAGGTGCCCAAGGAGGCGCCCAAGGTGGCACCTAAGGAGGTGACTAAGGAGGCACACAAGGAGGCGCCCAAGGTGGCACCTAAGGAGGTGACTAAGGAGGCACACAAGGAGGTGCCCAAGGATGCGCCCAAGGAAGTATCCAAGGAGGCACCCCAGGTACCCAAGGTGGCCCCCAAGGAGCTGTCAAAGAATGACATCAACTGCGTGGACGGCAGGATTAATGGGCAGAAGAACGGTGGCGTGGGGATGGCGCCCGTGTTCACTCAGGCGCTGAGCGATGCCAGTGTGCTGGACGGGGAGCGCCTGCAGCTGGAATGCCAAGTCAGCGCCGAGCCACCGGCCACCATCACCTGGACACTGGATGGGAAGGTCATCAAGCCCTCGAAATTCATTCTCCTCTCTGAGCAAG AAGGCCACTGCTTCCTGACCATTGACAAGGCCCTTCCGGAAGACGAAGGACAGTACAAATGTCGAGCTGAGAATGCCGCGGGGAGGGTCGAATGCGCCTGCATGGTCCTGGTGGACG ATCCCGAGGACACGAGCGCGACGGCAGCAGACAAGAAGACCAGAAAGGCAGCTCCTACCACAGAGA ATGAGGCAAGGATAAAGAAGAAGCCAGCCCCTAAGACTCCTCCAAAACAGG GCGCTCCACCTCAGGTCATCCAGTTCCCCGAAGACATGAAGATCCTAGCGGGAGAGAAAGTGGACCTGCTGTGCAAGTTTGGAGGTGCTCCACCTATCACCTGCACCTGGCTAAAGTTCAGGAAGCCG ATCCCAGAAGGGAAAGATGACATGACCATGGAGACCGCTGAGTCCACCAGTCAACTAACCATATACCCCACCAAGCCAGATCACTCTGGCTGTTACACCATTGAGCTGCAGAACAAGTTTGGCACCAAGCTGGCATCACTCAACCTCACCATCGTGG ACAAACCCGACCCCCCTGCCCGGGTACCAGCAGCCTCCGATATCCGCAAGTCGAGCCTCACTCTGTCGTGGTATGGACCCACCTACGACGGAGGCAGCGTGGTCCAGTCCTACAACCTCGAGATCTGGAACTCGGTGGACAAAGAGTGGAAGCCACTCACCTCCTGCAAAAGCACCTCCTTCAATGTCCAAGACTTAATGGCAGACAGGCAGTACAAGTTCCGGGTACGAGCCGTCAACATTTATGGCACTGGGGAGCCCAGCGCTGAGTCAGATCCAGTAACGGTTGGAGTGGAAGAAGAAG AAAAGAAAAAGgttgaggaagaggaggaaccTGAAGCTTCTGATGAAG TTTTATCCGATTGTTTTGCAGAAACAAAACCAGAATACAGAGATGTGGTCATTAAAACCGACCAAACGGTCAAAGATTTCTACAACGTGGAGGAACGACTTGGGAC GGGGAAATTTGGACAGGTGTTTAAACTGGTGGAGAAGTCCAGTAAAAAAGTATGGGCTGGGAAGTTCATCAAAGCGTTCTCGGCGAAAGACAAAGAGAGTGTGAGACAGGAGATCGGCATCATGAACTGCCTGCACCACCCCAAGCTGGTCCAGTGTGTGGATGCCTTTGAGGGCAAGTCCGACATCGTCATGGTCATGGAGAT GATCTCTGGAGGGGAGCTGTTTGAGCGGATCATCGATGAGGACTTCGAGCTCTCGGAGCGGGAGGTCATCAAGTACATGCTGCAGATCATCGACGGCGTCAATTTCATCCACAACCAGGACATCGTCCACCTGGACCTGAAGCCCGAGAACATCATGTGTGTCAACAAGACGGGTAGCAAGATCAAGCTCATCGACTTTGGCCTCGCCCGTCGATTAG AAAACTCAGGATCCCTCAAGGTTCTTTTTGGGACACCAGAATTTGTGGCTCCGGAGGTGATTAACTATGAGCCAATCAGCTATCAGACTGACATGTGGAGTATAGGAGTCATCTGCTACATCCT GGTGAGCGGACTTTCCCCCTTCATGGGAGATGATGACAATGAAACACTGTCCAATGTGACTTCGGCCACGTGGGATTTTGAGGACGAGGCCTTCGACGAGATCTCCGAGGAGGCCAAAGACTTCATCAGCAAACTTCTGAAGAAAAACCTAAA GGCTCGGTTGACATGTCCTCAGTGCTTAGACCATCCCTGGCTGAAGCAAGACACAAAGACTATGGAGGCCAAGCAGCTTTCAAAGGAGAGAATGAAGAAGTACCTTTTGAGGCGGAAATGGCAG AAAACGGGTCACGCGGTCCGAGCCATCGGCAGACTGTCCTCCATGGCCATGCTGTCAGGCATCAGCGCAAAGAAGGGCGGCTCTCCCACCGGAAACCCGACTGAAG ATGATCTGGCCAACCAGTTGCTGGAGACCATCGAGGATGAAGAAAAGCCTCATACCAAGCCCATCTTCATCACCGTCATAAAGGACGTGGAGGTCGTAGAGGGCAGCGCCGCTCGCTTCGACTGCAAGATCGAGG GATACCCTGACCCAGATGTGGTGTGGTACAAGGACGACCAGCCCATCAAGGAGACGCGTCACTTCCAGATAGACTACGACGAGGAAGGGAAGTGCAGCCTGGTCATCTCTGAGGTGTCCAGCGACGACGACGCCAAGTACACCTGCAAGGCCGTCAACAGCCTGGGTGAGGCCACCTGCACGGCCGAGCTCCTTGTGGAGTTCATGACCGAGGAAGAAGGAGAGGATGccggggaggagggggagggggaggaggaatAG